A genomic segment from Candidatus Brocadia sinica JPN1 encodes:
- a CDS encoding metallophosphoesterase family protein, with translation MRKQIKAFLVVVITVILFSQKLYAQPLHFIAYGDTRRDMETMEKTQVKHNAIARVIRDLDPDFILFSGDMIYYHEFENFLTVITNNYEDKMIPLYPVIGNHELMFGEKVDTFIKDLREKIDAINKPGEPAPSHTKLLKEIELLRGKLYKEIDSIMEAKLKKRSRQVLCEEICDTLNPAYISYLKELLCETADEQSWYSFVKEADRVKIKFIALNSSLPDDEEQFQWFLAELKQFRGPKIIFEHYPPYSIGHHGCTDLLNSKSKAARFRDRYTKVFNNASHNIILVISGHDHNYQRIVKTDRTGVVQLPIYIVSGGGGADLAGQGECDISQIPLDGFQCLGLITAYQFVDITAHADGEKNLILKCKVLGLRCDLTKGLPDDDTFERLFAQDRLELIDDFILRW, from the coding sequence GTGCGTAAACAAATTAAAGCATTTCTGGTTGTCGTTATTACAGTTATTCTTTTTTCACAAAAACTTTACGCCCAACCCTTACATTTCATTGCTTATGGTGATACCCGAAGGGATATGGAAACGATGGAAAAAACTCAGGTAAAGCATAATGCCATAGCCAGGGTAATACGGGATTTGGATCCTGATTTTATCTTATTTTCAGGAGATATGATTTATTACCATGAATTTGAAAATTTTTTAACAGTGATCACCAACAACTATGAAGACAAAATGATCCCTCTCTATCCCGTTATCGGTAATCATGAACTTATGTTTGGTGAAAAAGTAGATACATTCATAAAAGATTTACGGGAAAAAATAGATGCCATAAATAAACCTGGAGAACCGGCGCCTTCTCATACAAAACTTTTGAAGGAAATAGAACTATTGCGAGGTAAATTGTATAAGGAAATTGATTCCATTATGGAAGCAAAATTAAAAAAGAGGAGCCGGCAGGTTTTATGCGAAGAAATTTGTGATACATTGAACCCTGCTTACATATCCTATTTAAAAGAATTGTTATGTGAAACGGCAGACGAGCAGTCCTGGTATTCTTTCGTTAAAGAAGCCGATAGGGTAAAAATAAAATTCATTGCCTTAAACTCATCTTTACCTGACGATGAAGAACAGTTCCAATGGTTCCTGGCTGAATTAAAGCAGTTTCGTGGCCCTAAAATAATTTTTGAACACTATCCGCCTTATTCAATCGGACATCACGGATGCACAGACTTACTCAATAGTAAATCCAAAGCGGCAAGGTTTCGCGATCGCTATACAAAGGTTTTTAACAATGCATCTCATAACATCATATTGGTTATCAGCGGCCACGACCATAACTACCAGCGCATTGTTAAGACCGATAGAACAGGCGTTGTCCAGTTACCCATATATATCGTTTCAGGGGGAGGCGGCGCCGATTTAGCGGGTCAGGGTGAATGCGACATCTCCCAAATTCCTTTGGATGGCTTTCAATGTTTGGGGCTCATAACGGCTTATCAATTTGTCGATATCACAGCACATGCCGATGGTGAAAAAAATTTGATCCTGAAATGTAAAGTGCTTGGACTGAGATGCGACCTAACCAAAGGATTGCCGGATGACGATACCTTTGAAAGGCTCTTTGCACAGGATCGTCTGGAATTAATCGATGACTTCATTTTACGTTGGTAA
- a CDS encoding tetratricopeptide repeat protein has translation MKMYMVIPLMLFVLGNVGYGQDYGKDESLDAAIREFQQAVEKKPHYAEAHYNLGIAYSEKGMSEDAIHEYKKTLEIESNFVRAYNNLGVLYYEMGRLDEATETLKKAITASPQYAEAHYNLGIVYYGKKQYPDAVSAFKKAVELNPKFERGYYNLGVAYASMDALDDSLIAFKKTVEINPKYSDAYYNMGVAYAKKGLLDDAIKSLQKALELNPNDDKSHFALGVIYQAKRKIKVSEGKSEKPQ, from the coding sequence ATGAAAATGTACATGGTTATACCACTCATGCTGTTCGTTTTAGGAAACGTGGGTTACGGCCAGGATTATGGCAAAGATGAGTCTTTGGATGCCGCGATCAGGGAATTTCAACAGGCCGTAGAAAAAAAACCTCATTATGCTGAGGCGCATTACAACCTTGGGATTGCGTATAGTGAAAAAGGAATGTCAGAAGACGCCATTCATGAGTACAAAAAAACACTGGAGATTGAATCCAATTTTGTCAGGGCATATAATAACCTTGGAGTACTGTACTATGAAATGGGCCGGCTAGACGAAGCCACCGAAACCCTTAAAAAGGCCATCACCGCATCTCCTCAATATGCGGAGGCACACTATAATCTGGGAATTGTTTATTATGGGAAAAAGCAATACCCTGATGCCGTGTCAGCCTTTAAAAAGGCCGTGGAGCTTAATCCGAAATTTGAAAGAGGCTATTATAATTTAGGTGTCGCATACGCATCTATGGATGCTCTGGATGATTCCCTTATTGCATTTAAAAAGACCGTGGAAATTAACCCAAAATATTCGGACGCCTACTATAATATGGGAGTTGCCTATGCAAAGAAGGGCCTCCTTGACGATGCTATTAAGTCTCTGCAAAAAGCCCTGGAACTCAACCCAAACGACGATAAGTCTCATTTTGCCTTGGGTGTGATCTACCAGGCCAAGCGGAAGATAAAAGTGTCAGAGGGGAAATCAGAAAAACCGCAATAA
- a CDS encoding NAD+ synthase, with product MKIALAQINQTVGDFPKNAEKICSYIERARRRNADLVVFPELSVTGYPPKDFLDVPAFIDENLRTLDTIASRVYDISAIVGFVDRNKRRHGKFVHNAAAFIQDHKIVSVHHKSLLPTYDVFDECRYFEPAHTISPVKFMDSILGISICEDIWNDEEFWPRPLYEIDPIENLISYGANVMINISSSPFTVEKHDKIRLRMLIHDAMKYKVPFIYVNQVGGNDDLVFDGNSVVINAQGRLIAQAASFEEDLMVVDIENPAVQIQPRTYSPIETVHMALIAGLRDYVIKCGFKKVVIGLSGGIDSAVTAALAVEALDNENVVGVLMPSRFSSQGSVDDAVKLSQNLGIAYKVIPIQDVFETYQKTLQTEFKGIPFDSTEENLQARIRGNILMALSNKYGYLVLTTGNKSELAVGYCTLYGDMSGGFALISDVPKTMVYELARYINREKEIIPLNSIVKPPSAELKPNQFDQDSLPPYDVLDGILKAYVEDARGIDEIIRIGFDEKVVREIIRKVNRNEYKRRQAAPGIKVTSKAFGLGRRMPIAHNFMCQ from the coding sequence ATGAAAATTGCGCTGGCACAGATTAATCAAACGGTAGGTGACTTTCCAAAGAATGCCGAAAAAATCTGCTCGTACATTGAACGTGCCAGGAGACGAAATGCTGACCTTGTCGTCTTTCCTGAATTGTCTGTTACAGGTTATCCTCCAAAGGATTTTCTTGACGTTCCCGCATTTATCGATGAGAACTTAAGAACTCTTGATACAATAGCCAGCCGCGTGTATGATATTTCTGCAATTGTAGGCTTCGTCGACAGAAACAAACGACGTCATGGTAAGTTTGTCCATAATGCGGCGGCATTTATTCAAGACCACAAAATTGTCTCTGTCCATCACAAGTCACTCCTGCCGACATATGATGTCTTTGATGAATGCCGTTACTTTGAGCCGGCACATACGATTTCTCCGGTAAAATTTATGGACTCCATATTGGGTATATCTATCTGTGAAGATATATGGAATGACGAAGAGTTTTGGCCACGTCCCTTATATGAGATAGACCCCATTGAGAACCTGATCTCTTACGGGGCGAATGTCATGATAAATATCTCTTCATCGCCCTTTACCGTGGAGAAGCATGACAAGATACGATTGCGCATGCTCATACACGATGCCATGAAATATAAAGTTCCTTTTATCTATGTAAATCAGGTGGGGGGTAATGATGACCTCGTCTTCGATGGAAACAGTGTCGTAATAAATGCCCAGGGCAGGCTTATTGCGCAGGCTGCCTCCTTTGAAGAAGATTTGATGGTGGTCGATATAGAAAACCCGGCGGTACAAATACAACCCAGGACCTATTCCCCTATCGAAACCGTCCATATGGCCTTAATTGCCGGACTCCGGGATTATGTCATAAAGTGCGGCTTTAAAAAAGTGGTCATTGGTCTCAGCGGGGGGATTGATTCTGCAGTAACCGCTGCGCTGGCCGTAGAAGCCCTGGACAATGAAAATGTTGTTGGGGTGCTCATGCCATCCCGGTTTTCTTCACAGGGCAGTGTCGATGACGCTGTGAAACTTTCTCAGAATCTGGGTATCGCCTACAAGGTTATACCCATTCAAGACGTATTTGAAACATATCAGAAAACCCTGCAGACAGAATTCAAAGGAATTCCCTTTGATAGTACCGAAGAAAATCTTCAGGCACGCATCCGTGGCAATATCCTGATGGCGCTTTCCAATAAGTATGGATACCTTGTTCTGACAACGGGAAATAAGTCGGAACTGGCCGTAGGCTATTGTACCTTGTATGGAGACATGAGTGGCGGATTTGCCTTGATCTCCGATGTCCCAAAGACGATGGTCTATGAACTGGCGAGGTATATTAATCGGGAAAAAGAGATTATCCCGCTGAATTCTATCGTCAAGCCCCCTTCGGCTGAATTGAAACCGAATCAATTCGATCAGGACAGTTTACCCCCTTATGATGTGCTGGATGGTATCCTGAAGGCATATGTGGAAGATGCCAGAGGAATTGATGAAATTATTCGGATAGGGTTTGATGAAAAGGTTGTGCGTGAGATTATCAGAAAGGTAAACAGGAATGAATACAAGAGACGGCAGGCAGCCCCTGGAATCAAGGTAACTTCCAAGGCATTTGGATTAGGCAGGCGAATGCCCATCGCCCATAATTTTATGTGTCAATAA
- a CDS encoding DegT/DnrJ/EryC1/StrS family aminotransferase — translation MKVSSLDLKRQYESIREEINKAVLEVIASQSFVLGPFVESFENSIAQICCVKHAIGVSSGTDALLLALMACGIKNGDEVITTPFTFFATAGSIARLGAVPVFVDIDPSTYNISVSKIAQAVNKKTKAILPVHLYGQCADMDAILEIAHANGLVVIEDAAQSIGAVYKGKNAGSMGDLGCFSFYPTKNLGGYGDGGLVTTNDDELAEFVKILRVHGSKPRYYHSHIGINGRLDAIQAAILSVKLKYLDGWSEKRRTIAAYYQEHLKGLSVRLPQIEPHNIHIFHQYVIATPNRDALMKYLESEGIDTAIYYPIPLHLQKCFEYLGYKPGALPESERASHETLALPIFPEITQKEQDHVIYHIKKFISQL, via the coding sequence ATGAAAGTAAGTTCTCTGGATTTAAAGCGGCAGTATGAAAGTATCCGAGAGGAAATAAATAAAGCCGTTTTAGAGGTAATAGCTAGTCAGTCCTTTGTCCTCGGCCCTTTCGTCGAATCGTTTGAAAATAGCATAGCACAAATTTGTTGTGTTAAACATGCCATTGGAGTGTCCTCGGGTACAGATGCACTATTGTTAGCCTTAATGGCATGTGGCATTAAAAATGGTGATGAGGTTATTACGACTCCTTTTACTTTCTTTGCAACGGCTGGTTCAATTGCGCGTTTAGGGGCTGTTCCTGTATTTGTGGATATTGATCCCTCTACTTACAACATCAGTGTAAGTAAGATTGCGCAGGCTGTAAATAAAAAAACTAAGGCGATCTTACCTGTCCATCTGTATGGACAATGTGCCGATATGGATGCTATCCTTGAGATTGCGCATGCCAACGGATTAGTGGTTATTGAAGATGCCGCACAGTCCATAGGGGCAGTTTATAAAGGGAAAAATGCAGGTTCTATGGGGGACTTGGGGTGTTTTTCATTTTATCCCACAAAAAACCTTGGCGGTTATGGCGACGGGGGGCTTGTAACAACCAACGATGACGAATTGGCTGAGTTTGTTAAAATCTTAAGGGTGCATGGGTCGAAACCGAGGTATTATCATTCGCACATCGGCATTAACGGAAGGTTGGATGCCATCCAGGCTGCGATCCTGTCAGTGAAGCTTAAATACCTGGACGGCTGGTCTGAGAAACGCAGAACGATTGCCGCATATTATCAGGAACATTTAAAGGGATTATCCGTCCGGCTACCCCAAATAGAGCCCCATAACATCCATATATTTCATCAGTACGTCATAGCGACACCAAACAGAGACGCGTTGATGAAATATCTCGAGAGCGAGGGGATAGATACTGCCATTTACTACCCGATTCCCCTTCATTTGCAAAAATGTTTTGAGTACCTAGGGTACAAACCAGGCGCTTTACCTGAGTCCGAAAGAGCTTCTCACGAGACATTAGCCCTGCCTATCTTTCCGGAGATTACTCAGAAAGAACAGGATCATGTGATTTATCACATAAAAAAATTCATTTCGCAGCTTTAA
- a CDS encoding DUF3786 domain-containing protein, with protein MIEIYKKLPKTNCGKCGVPTCMAFALKVKNAQLKIRDCPYVARENAESVPRKPTITMDDNYERVSNELEVEAKRTDFKESARAIGGHFEAKNDQETIRLAMLNKSYEMRKEGLFEDNTYCHDSWSKIIMYDYIRRKGNKPLTGDWVTLGYFPNTASHVKAFQRSAEEKIAATFNKNMNGLKIRSKELGGAESQGKMKADYICRFDLLPRIPLYVCFWDADEEFPASCKLFLDSSAEAYIDIEYLAYLVERFVEVFVK; from the coding sequence ATGATTGAGATATACAAAAAACTACCCAAAACAAATTGTGGTAAATGTGGCGTACCCACCTGTATGGCCTTTGCACTTAAGGTAAAAAATGCGCAGCTTAAGATAAGGGATTGTCCTTATGTCGCCAGGGAAAATGCAGAATCGGTTCCCCGGAAACCCACGATTACCATGGACGATAATTACGAACGGGTAAGCAATGAATTAGAAGTTGAGGCAAAACGTACAGACTTCAAAGAGTCGGCTCGTGCCATTGGCGGCCATTTTGAAGCTAAAAATGACCAGGAAACGATACGGCTTGCCATGCTAAACAAATCTTACGAGATGCGCAAAGAGGGTTTATTTGAAGATAATACGTATTGTCATGATTCATGGTCAAAGATCATTATGTATGATTACATCCGCAGAAAAGGCAATAAGCCTTTAACAGGGGATTGGGTTACGTTGGGATATTTCCCTAATACTGCTTCGCATGTAAAGGCATTCCAACGAAGCGCGGAAGAAAAAATTGCGGCAACCTTCAATAAAAATATGAACGGTCTGAAGATTCGCAGTAAGGAACTGGGTGGAGCGGAAAGTCAAGGCAAAATGAAGGCCGATTATATTTGTCGTTTTGACCTCTTGCCACGCATACCTTTATATGTATGCTTTTGGGATGCCGATGAAGAGTTTCCGGCGAGTTGCAAGCTCTTTCTGGACAGCAGTGCAGAGGCTTACATCGACATAGAATATCTTGCCTATCTTGTGGAAAGATTTGTTGAAGTGTTTGTCAAGTAA
- a CDS encoding type II toxin-antitoxin system HicA family toxin: protein MTKVPNLNYGQVINALHRDGWVIVRQKGSHIRLQKHTAERTLKLTVPAHNPIKRSTLSHIIKQAHLSVDEFTRLL, encoded by the coding sequence ATGACAAAAGTTCCGAATTTGAATTATGGACAGGTCATTAATGCTTTACATCGTGATGGATGGGTAATTGTCCGGCAAAAAGGCAGTCATATACGTCTGCAAAAGCATACGGCAGAAAGAACACTAAAACTCACAGTCCCAGCGCACAATCCTATCAAGAGGTCTACATTATCCCATATCATTAAACAAGCACATTTATCCGTTGATGAATTTACAAGATTGTTATAG
- the moaC gene encoding cyclic pyranopterin monophosphate synthase MoaC gives MTQLTHFDEQGASRMVDVSNKEITNRIAIAHAKVIMKPETFRLIIDKKVQKGDVLEVARVAGIMAAKQTFTLIPMCHPLNLTGVKIDYTNNSVNEIEVFSEVRVTGKTGVEMEAITAAAVCAITIYDMCKSVDKGMVVSDIHLVEKSGGKSGTFVFGKDLNTL, from the coding sequence ATGACACAGTTAACCCATTTTGACGAACAGGGCGCATCCCGCATGGTGGATGTCAGTAATAAAGAAATTACAAACAGAATCGCCATTGCCCATGCAAAGGTTATTATGAAACCAGAAACTTTCCGGCTCATTATCGATAAGAAGGTACAGAAGGGAGATGTGCTGGAGGTGGCCAGAGTTGCAGGCATTATGGCGGCAAAGCAGACCTTTACCCTGATTCCGATGTGTCATCCACTCAACTTAACGGGCGTAAAGATCGATTACACGAATAATTCCGTGAATGAAATTGAAGTGTTTTCGGAAGTGAGAGTTACCGGAAAAACCGGGGTGGAAATGGAGGCGATTACCGCGGCTGCCGTTTGTGCAATTACCATATACGATATGTGCAAATCCGTAGATAAAGGGATGGTGGTTAGCGACATTCATCTGGTGGAAAAATCGGGTGGAAAGAGCGGGACGTTTGTTTTTGGTAAAGATCTAAACACCCTTTAA
- a CDS encoding metallophosphoesterase family protein — MKNIILSDIHSNVDALLSVMKEITEKEGKIDRLLIAGDIVGYGASPNECCDIVRYLIYGRKKVALENIYKIVAQLYFTSEQQKNLLNAVMSLEKKGITICGNHDREAGGEPSLTTEMNPIAMTAVEWTKGVLTKENIKFLKSLSLRMKFSKEEFEIVHSTPSYPQGYEYVRNASVLKYTSLWSKVTFGGHTHRPSAYIYTKEIRTVNASVLFPADNYDMRLMLIEKQSTNKAESFDIDSNRDWKYYINVGSVGQPRDGNPQACYVVFDSASKHLDFRRVPYNAEAASKKIRDAKLPNELAERVLKGV, encoded by the coding sequence GTGAAAAACATCATCTTATCAGATATTCACAGCAACGTAGATGCCTTATTGTCCGTAATGAAAGAAATCACTGAAAAGGAAGGCAAGATTGACAGGCTATTAATCGCTGGCGATATTGTTGGTTACGGCGCGTCGCCAAATGAGTGCTGCGACATTGTCCGTTATCTAATCTATGGCAGAAAGAAGGTTGCTTTAGAAAACATTTATAAAATCGTAGCACAACTATACTTTACCTCCGAACAACAGAAAAACCTGCTGAATGCCGTCATGTCATTAGAGAAAAAAGGCATTACTATCTGTGGGAATCATGACAGGGAGGCAGGAGGTGAGCCGTCCCTTACTACCGAAATGAACCCCATAGCAATGACTGCTGTAGAGTGGACCAAAGGGGTGTTGACAAAGGAGAATATCAAATTTTTGAAGAGCCTTTCTCTGAGGATGAAATTTAGCAAGGAAGAATTTGAGATCGTACACAGTACGCCGTCCTATCCACAAGGTTACGAATATGTCAGAAACGCAAGTGTGTTAAAGTATACATCTCTATGGTCAAAGGTCACCTTTGGAGGTCATACGCATCGCCCCTCAGCATACATTTACACGAAGGAAATAAGAACGGTAAACGCCTCTGTCTTGTTTCCGGCGGATAATTACGATATGAGACTGATGCTTATTGAAAAGCAGTCAACGAATAAAGCAGAATCTTTCGATATCGATTCAAACAGGGATTGGAAATATTACATCAATGTGGGTTCAGTAGGTCAGCCGAGGGATGGAAATCCACAAGCATGTTACGTGGTGTTCGATTCTGCTTCCAAACATCTCGACTTCAGGCGGGTGCCCTATAATGCAGAAGCAGCGTCGAAAAAAATAAGAGACGCAAAACTACCAAATGAACTGGCTGAAAGGGTATTAAAGGGTGTTTAG
- a CDS encoding rubrerythrin family protein: MSTMDNLKNAFAGESQANRKYLAFAKKADEEGLQQVAKLFRAAAEAETVHAHNHLRVMGGIKSTKENIQEAIGGETHEFTKMYPQMIEEAKKEGNKQALQSFEIASKVEKIHADLYQKALNNLGKNEAVDYYVCQVCGNTVEKAAPDKCPICGASKSMFTRIS, encoded by the coding sequence ATGTCGACTATGGATAATTTGAAGAATGCCTTTGCGGGTGAATCGCAGGCCAACAGGAAATATCTCGCCTTTGCCAAAAAGGCAGACGAAGAGGGTCTTCAGCAGGTTGCGAAGCTGTTTCGGGCTGCGGCCGAGGCGGAAACGGTACATGCCCATAACCATCTGCGGGTAATGGGGGGTATTAAGAGTACAAAAGAAAATATCCAGGAGGCCATTGGAGGGGAGACGCACGAGTTTACCAAGATGTATCCCCAGATGATCGAAGAGGCAAAGAAAGAGGGAAACAAACAGGCATTGCAGAGCTTTGAAATTGCCAGCAAAGTAGAAAAGATCCATGCCGACCTTTATCAAAAGGCATTGAATAATCTGGGCAAAAACGAGGCCGTGGATTACTATGTTTGCCAGGTCTGTGGAAATACCGTTGAAAAGGCCGCACCGGATAAGTGCCCCATTTGCGGTGCATCAAAATCCATGTTTACCAGGATTAGCTAG
- a CDS encoding chromate resistance protein ChrB domain-containing protein codes for MNKWILLTHQIAQDAPNLRVKVWRHLKKLGAVLFKNAVYLLPYTKEHEESTQWICKQIRDSGSDASLFITESMDKKHNEEIIKTFQESCNKEYVPFTDQCNDVLKQIEQIEGTEGVTDRFVEDLKRKLSEIIKGADEVAKIDFFHAPQREVILKKIESIRQKIEKWSKKMKEEAPVANKVYQKKDFLGKKWVTRKDIYIDRLASAWLIRRFIDPDAKFVFLSKGENNLPKNAIPFDMYGAEFTHHGDACTFEILIRVFDLKDPALRPIAEIVHDIDLKDNKYNRKEADGIGQIITGLSKKLSNDNTLLEKGMEIFDALYHYYFSNYD; via the coding sequence ATGAATAAATGGATACTTCTTACACATCAAATTGCACAAGATGCGCCAAACCTTAGGGTAAAGGTCTGGCGGCATCTGAAAAAACTGGGGGCAGTACTCTTCAAAAATGCCGTATATTTACTCCCTTATACGAAGGAACATGAGGAGAGTACGCAGTGGATTTGTAAACAAATTAGAGACAGTGGAAGTGATGCATCACTCTTTATTACTGAATCAATGGACAAAAAGCACAATGAAGAAATTATAAAAACCTTTCAAGAATCCTGTAATAAGGAGTATGTTCCATTCACTGATCAATGCAATGATGTGCTAAAACAGATAGAACAGATAGAAGGGACAGAAGGTGTAACAGACCGTTTTGTAGAAGATTTGAAAAGGAAATTAAGCGAGATAATAAAAGGCGCTGATGAGGTAGCAAAGATCGATTTTTTCCATGCCCCACAGAGAGAAGTGATCCTGAAAAAAATTGAATCTATACGCCAGAAGATAGAAAAATGGTCTAAAAAAATGAAAGAAGAAGCACCTGTGGCCAATAAAGTTTATCAAAAAAAGGACTTCCTGGGTAAAAAATGGGTAACGCGAAAAGATATTTATATCGATCGTTTAGCATCTGCCTGGCTTATCAGAAGATTTATCGATCCAGATGCAAAGTTCGTCTTTCTATCCAAAGGAGAAAATAACCTACCAAAAAATGCTATACCTTTCGATATGTATGGCGCAGAATTTACCCATCATGGCGATGCCTGTACCTTTGAAATCCTAATCAGGGTGTTTGATTTAAAAGATCCTGCTTTACGACCAATTGCAGAAATTGTGCATGATATAGATTTGAAAGATAATAAATATAATCGCAAAGAGGCCGATGGAATAGGTCAAATTATCACGGGTCTTAGCAAAAAACTCAGCAACGATAATACGTTATTGGAAAAGGGTATGGAGATATTTGATGCCCTCTATCACTATTACTTTTCAAACTATGATTAG
- the murI gene encoding glutamate racemase: MENPGAKLPIGVFDSGIGGISVLAEIIKTLPYEEFVYFADILHSPYGTKQENVVRSLSIKATEFLSLLGIKSLVVACNTATSVAIQEIRKMYPFPVVGMEPAVKPAVELGSTGKILVMATPLTLKSKKFNELVYHYKHLAEIVPLPCAGLVEIIERDHSQGQEITEYLSRLFSSVNKEGISSVVLGCTHYVLIKKEIVNMVGSKIVIIDGNCGTARHLRKALQNECLLNDETAKEPHIPLRAKVRFYISGDEREVMITKCKQLLQNEGIICG; encoded by the coding sequence ATGGAAAACCCAGGAGCTAAATTACCCATAGGGGTCTTCGATTCTGGCATTGGAGGGATCTCTGTCCTTGCCGAGATAATCAAGACACTGCCTTACGAGGAGTTTGTTTATTTTGCTGATATACTTCATTCCCCTTACGGGACCAAGCAAGAAAATGTTGTTCGTTCCTTATCCATCAAGGCAACTGAATTCCTATCTTTGTTGGGCATTAAGTCCCTGGTCGTCGCATGTAATACAGCTACAAGCGTTGCGATTCAGGAGATTCGAAAAATGTATCCCTTCCCCGTGGTTGGTATGGAACCTGCCGTAAAACCAGCCGTGGAACTGGGATCCACGGGGAAAATTCTCGTTATGGCTACCCCTCTTACGTTAAAAAGCAAAAAATTTAACGAGTTGGTGTATCATTACAAACATCTTGCCGAGATCGTTCCGCTCCCATGCGCGGGGCTTGTGGAGATCATTGAACGTGATCATTCCCAGGGTCAAGAAATTACAGAATATCTTTCTCGTTTGTTTTCGTCAGTAAACAAAGAGGGTATTTCATCTGTCGTCCTGGGTTGTACTCATTATGTCTTAATAAAAAAAGAAATTGTAAATATGGTGGGAAGTAAAATTGTTATTATAGATGGGAATTGTGGAACAGCCAGACATTTACGAAAAGCTCTTCAAAACGAATGTCTGCTGAATGATGAGACTGCGAAGGAACCCCATATTCCTTTAAGAGCAAAGGTAAGGTTTTATATCTCCGGAGATGAAAGGGAGGTGATGATAACGAAGTGTAAACAGTTATTACAAAATGAAGGGATTATCTGTGGATAG
- a CDS encoding type II toxin-antitoxin system HicB family antitoxin yields MKIQVILEPSDEGGFTAIVPSLPGCISEGNTKEEALKNIREAIELYLEPVDDDLRFNPDAQVLEIAL; encoded by the coding sequence ATGAAAATTCAAGTAATTTTAGAACCAAGTGATGAAGGGGGATTTACGGCAATCGTTCCTTCACTTCCTGGTTGTATAAGCGAAGGCAATACGAAGGAAGAGGCATTAAAAAATATTAGAGAAGCCATTGAATTGTATCTTGAACCAGTTGACGATGATCTGAGGTTTAATCCTGATGCGCAGGTATTAGAAATTGCTCTATGA
- a CDS encoding serine/threonine protein kinase has product MTTRYRITDKDRKIYHVMYRINKYQFNEFKCQASLHKSNYAVLINVPDKGIKYSPDFDFSEEYYILKELNHPQIPTASDFGQGELFRDGKFLIKQNFIVLQHINGYDLVEYYSEKDVENAVTVEEIIKLFITVCDPLQHLHNKHYVHCDLKPGHLILNQRTGLIHLIDFELAIKRGGIIKGISREYASPEQLQMLNYLKDLPRKVHYEALSSSIRLDGRTDLYAVGLILYQILTKKLWQSEKILPRKMNSQIPQRLEDILNGLLEVNVANRIPSAEELKSLLSNI; this is encoded by the coding sequence ATGACCACAAGGTATCGAATAACTGATAAAGATAGAAAAATTTATCATGTCATGTACAGAATTAATAAATATCAATTCAACGAATTTAAGTGCCAGGCAAGTTTACACAAGTCCAACTATGCCGTTTTAATTAATGTACCAGACAAGGGGATAAAATACTCTCCTGACTTTGACTTTTCAGAAGAATATTACATCTTGAAGGAACTCAATCACCCGCAAATACCAACAGCCAGCGATTTTGGACAGGGGGAGTTATTCAGAGACGGGAAATTTTTAATCAAGCAAAATTTTATCGTATTACAGCACATCAACGGATACGATCTTGTGGAGTATTACAGCGAAAAGGACGTTGAAAATGCTGTTACTGTTGAAGAAATCATTAAGCTGTTTATAACTGTTTGTGATCCCTTGCAGCATCTCCATAACAAGCACTATGTTCATTGCGATTTAAAACCCGGACATTTGATCCTTAATCAAAGGACAGGATTGATACACCTTATAGACTTTGAATTAGCCATTAAAAGGGGAGGAATTATTAAGGGAATTAGCAGAGAATATGCGTCTCCGGAACAGTTACAGATGCTCAACTATCTCAAGGATCTGCCCCGGAAGGTACATTATGAAGCGCTTTCTTCTTCCATTCGGCTGGATGGTAGGACAGATCTCTACGCCGTTGGCCTTATACTCTATCAGATACTAACAAAAAAATTATGGCAGTCAGAAAAGATTTTACCCCGCAAAATGAACAGCCAGATACCACAGAGACTGGAGGACATCCTGAACGGGCTCTTAGAGGTAAACGTCGCCAATAGAATCCCATCAGCAGAGGAATTAAAAAGTTTATTAAGCAACATTTGA